The following proteins are co-located in the Besnoitia besnoiti strain Bb-Ger1 chromosome Unknown contig00007, whole genome shotgun sequence genome:
- a CDS encoding Spc97 / Spc98 family protein (encoded by transcript BESB_071620) gives MTTPMHSRPLGVSPRQRPPGERITSESSSISSCSSSFPASASSSASAALLPTSSFARLASLLASSPLPSQPSEKKLTPEQQGALQRRLEETLQRHLARACAENREVFSAASPEAHEALADRQQVYGRLMSELSTSPSPRAASAVPFLAPRLQRLLLSSFSREEVTGSSPPLQHPEAILHLLLHLGQLHRGGGRRGEEDVSASGDPLASARSTAHARPPRDAERNAFPAARPATTPTLSTPRSIRCESVSSVHTDSSQAFPLGRHRPSTPGGCIRRRPQRVADAEREGGRRKEPVVEEEEEDANGATPVHELGLVYDLSGVSEVALLRDIVYTLQGVDGVHVAFDEKLQTYLLSPKVRASNSLRALVSHLSGVGALYRRLVRALEDSNNRRESEVERGGDGRSVVAEALHQCLQEQIQEYHKLVAAVECDVIRSAEDGAWSSVTLRRFAVWLQEPYCRMRALAALAEEARGLKGGPLLSTIYAHSRRGDPELRMLMLHILTRAAEPLADMTYAWIDQGELRDPADEFFVTQRLPSATEELWSGRYFVKGDRIPVFFPPSLATEILRVGKSLNFLRMCGDSAAAQEVEAGLRLPSFAAARASTVPGLLSRETARLPPTLQLELAQNPFPHVEAALLASSAEKKHSGAAAKTFSAALPQIDDELAWLDELRDRVHASSAARNRRVVTTLLERHQLLYYLEGIRKFILLEDGEFTRSLLEAAEAHEELQRRRALSAVTEEEENLQNLCAASIAAQPAILAAVDAAARGSGAGGALFSLCPPLLHALTVRFPPTSALPANAPSSSSASSPSCSGVSLQMWDAFYLDLKLSAPLASFCTPAVMGVFHKVFYLQWKLHRASHALAGAWLQGRSLFRLQQTQQQQRAQRAQRERLAQQTESLRARQPQTPRAEGASAAAARGQRTPTPRRSSSTRARRRVQDRGDEAWSQMEAVETRPDGERAESFLWEKLRQREEREHQNITQQRCLAALNKLAQALTHLRVYLVSDVLNPAWRSMMRLLTTCNDFDEVLAVRQHCVETLYDGMFLYDAATLQEQLQSQQGAGSASELSSRACSNPIITALIHELLAFATQLAATARALFSALEAAADDPDEAQAQREREAAAAGARKALDGIQARLRGIFFELLRQLAVKQANARACRAGGVVKGVAFGDRGEALRALQCRLDFNAFYGHQAQVAAGSPPSVLLPTLSPVSAVSPLSPYGPVGGGAQASYATLLRRALPQGALAAPFLPGVPAQGEREKHHLLLQLLLLHQRKQQEREEAEQGPCFFEGPARAPGGRGAEGRGDGARGRAPPPSETAEVSETEIETEAQRRRAKDLQLRQREASHEALLRGLPWLNSEGKKSADENGLSPSPAFASSQKIAAGFGADSDGLGALRGGLSAETSAAVSGDGFRVRDEATAHGRSWAARRDRGGLARGG, from the exons ATGACTACGCCGATGCACAGTCGCCCGCTGGGCGTTAGTCcgcgacagcggccgccgggGGAACGCATCACGTCTGAGTCTTCTTCGATCTCTTCTTGCTCGTCTTCGTTtcctgcctccgcttcgtcttccgcgtccgccgcgctgctgccgactTCTTCCTTTGCGCgactcgcgtcgctgcttgcgtcgtcgccgctgccctcgcagCCCTCAGAGAAGAAGCTGACACCTGAGCAGCAGGgcgcgctccagcggcgtctggaggagacgctgcagagacacctcgcgcgcgcgtgcgcggaaaacagagaagtcttctccgcggcgagccccGAGGCAcacgaggcgctcgccgacaGGCAGCAGGTGTACGGACGCCTCATGA GCGAGCTGTCGACGTCCCCctctccgcgtgcggcgtcggcggttCCTTTTCTGGCGCCTCGTttgcagcggctgcttctgtcttccttctcgcgggAAGAGGTCACTgggagctcgccgccgctgcagcacccCGAGGCGATTCTGcacctgctgctgcatctcGGGCAGCTCcaccgaggcggcggccgccgcggcgaggaggacgtctccgcgtcgggcgacccgctggcctccgcgcgctccacggcgcacgcgcgcccgccacgagacgccgagagaaaTGCCtttccggcggcgcggcccgcgACCACTCCGACGCTCTCCACACCGCGCAGCATTCGCTGCGAGAGCGTCTCGAGTGTACATACAGACAGCTCTCAGGCCTTTCCCTTGGGGCGACACCGACCCAGCACGCCGGGGGGCTGcatccggcgccgcccgcagagagTCGCGGACGCTGAGCGCGAAGGGGGACGGCGGAAGGAGCCGGTCgttgaggaggaggaagaagacgcaaacGGCGCCACCCCCGTCCACGAGCTCGGGCTCGTCTACG ATTTGTCAGGCGTCTCCGAagtggcgctgctgcgcgacatTGTCTACACACTCCAAG GCGTCGACGGCGTCCACGTGGCGTTCGATGAGAAGCTCCAGACGTACCTGCTGTCACCCAAG GTCCGCGCTTCAAACAGCCTGCGAGCGTTGGTCTCGCATCTCTCCGGCGTTGGCGCGCTCTatcgccgcctcgtccgcgcaCTCGAGGACTCAAAC AAtcggagagaaagcgaagtcgagcgaggcggcgacgggcgcagcgtggtcgcggaggcgctgcatcAATGTCTGCAGGAACAGATTCAGGAGTATCACAAACTCGTCGCAGCTGTGGAGTGCGACGTGATTCG ATccgccgaggacggcgcgtGGAGCAGCGTGACGCTGCGGAGGTTCGCCGTTTGGCTGCAGGAGCCGTactgccgcatgcgcgcgctcgcagcCCTG gccgaggaggcgcgggggctGAAGGGTGGTCCACTTCTCTCCACGATCTACG cacatagccgccgcggagatcCTGAGCTGCGGATGCTCATGCTGCACATT CTgacgcgcgctgcggagccTCTCGCCGACATGACCTACGCGTGGATTGATCAAGGCGAATTGCG AGATCCTGCAGACGAGTTCTTCGtgacgcagcgcctgccgagCGCCACAGAGGAGCTATGGAGCGGCAG GTACTTTGTCAAAGGCGACCGGATTCCTGTCTTCTTCCCGCCCTCTCTGGCGACGGAGATTCTGCGCGTGGGCAAGAGTCTGAACTTTCTCAG GATGTgcggcgactccgcggccgcgcaggaggtTGAGGCGGGACTGCGGCTGCCGtcgttcgcggcggcgcgggcgtctaCGGTGCCGgggcttctctcgcgcgagaccgcgcggctgccgccgactCTGCAGCTCGAACTGGCGCAGAATCCGTTCCCGCACGTCGAGGCAGCGCTGCTGGCGAGTTctgcggagaagaagcaTTCCGgtgccgcggcgaagaccttctccgccgcgctgccgcagatcGACGACGAGCTGGCGTGGCTGGACGAGCTCCGCGACAGGGTGcatgcgtcttctgcggcgcggaaTCGACG aGTCGTCACcacgctgctggagcgccacCAGCTTCTCTACTACCTCGAAGGCATTCGAAA ATTTATCTTgctggaagacggcgaaTTCACTCGCAGTCTgctggaggcggcagaggcgcacgaagagctccagcggcgacgggcgctcAGCGCCGTgactgaggaagaagaaaacctGCAGAATCTCTGCGCGGCCAgcatcgccgcgcagcctgcgattctcgcggccgtcgacgcggcagcgcgcggaa gcggcgcgggcggcgcgctgttTTCGCTCTGTCCGCCGTTGCTGCACGCGCTGACGGTGCGCTTCCCCCCGACGTCTGCGCTCCCGGCGAACGCGccatcctcttcttccgcgtcctcgccttcctgcagcggcgtgtctctgcagatGTGGGACGCTTTTTACCTGGATCTGaagctctctgcgccgctggcgagtTTCTGCACGCCTGCGGTGATGGGGGTGTTTCACAAGGTCTTCTACTTGCAGTGGAAGCTGCACCGagcctcgcacgcgctcgcgggcgcgtggcTGCAAGGCCGTtcgctcttccgcctccagcagacgcagcagcagcagcgcgcgcagcgggcgcagcgcgagcgcctcgcgcagcaaacggagagtctccgcgcgcggcagccgcagacgccgagggcggagggcgcgagtgcggcggcggcgcgagggcagcggacgccgactccgaggcgcagcagcagcacgcgcgcgcggcggcgggtgcaGGACCGCGGGGACGAGGCCTGGAGCCAAATGGAGGCCGTGGAGACGCGTCCagacggcgagagggcgGAGTCGTTCCTGTGGGAGAAACTGCGCCAGAGGGAGGAACGGGAACACCAAAACATCACGCAACAGAGATGCCTCGCAGCGCTCAACAAACTCGCCCAGGCCCTCACGCACCTCCGCGTCTACCTCGTCTCTGACGTGCTTAATCCGGCCTGGAGAAGCATGATGAGGCTGCTCACCAC ATGCAACGACTTCGACGAGGTCCTCGCGGTGCGCCAGCATTGCGTGGAGACGCTCTAC GACGGCATGTTTCTGtacgacgcggcgacgctccaggagcagctgcagagtcagcagggcgccggcagcgcctcggagCTCTcaagccgcgcctgcagcaacCCGATCATCACCGCGCTGATCCAcgagctcctcgccttcgcgaccCAGCTGGCGGCAACGGCG AGAGCTCTCTTTTCGGCgttggaggcggcggcggacgaccctgacgaggcgcaggcgcaacgcgagcgcgaagcagccgcagcgggcgcgcggaaggcgcttgACGGCATTCAGGCGAGACTACGCGGAATCTTCTTCGAGCTCCTCCGGCAGCTCGCTGTCAAGCAGGCGAACGCAcgggcctgccgcgccggaggcgtcgTCAAGGGGGTCGCCTTCGGGgaccgcggcgaggcgctcag AGCCCTGCAGTGCCGCCTGGACTTTAACGCGTTCTACGGCCACCAGGCgcaggtcgccgcgggcAGTCCGCCATCTGTGTTGCTTCCGACGCTGTCCCCGGTCTCCGCGGTGTCTCCGTTGTCGCCTTACGGGCCCGTAGGCGGTGGAGCCCAAGCCTCGTACGCGAccctgctgcggcgggcgctgccgcagggcgcgctcgcggcgccgttccTTCCTGGCGTTCCGGCACAGGGCGAGCGTGAGAAGCACCActtgcttctgcagctgctgctgcttcaccAGCGCAAAcagcaggagcgcgaggaggctgagCAGGGCCCCTGTTTCTTCGAGGGGCCCGCGCGGGCCCCAGGGGGCAGGGGCGCAgagggccgcggagacggcgcgcgaggccgcgcccccCCTCCGAGCGAGACCGCGGAGGTGAGCGAGACGGAGATagagacggaggcgcagagacgccgcgcgaaagACTtacagctgcggcagcgagaagcgagccACGAGGCTCTGCTGCGAGGCCTGCCGTGGCTGAACTCAGAGGGCAAGAAGAGCGCCGATGAAAACGGgctttctccgtcgccggcTTTCGCGTCAAGTCAGAAGATCGCCGCAGGATTcggcgccgacagcgacggccTCGGAGCGTTGCGCGGAGGCTTGTCGGCAGAAACCTCGGCTGCAGTCTCTGGTGACGGATTCCGCGTTCGCGACGAAGCGACCGCGCACGGGCGGAGTTGGGCGGCAAGGCGCGACCgtggaggcctcgcgcgcggcggctga
- a CDS encoding uncharacterized protein (encoded by transcript BESB_071630), translated as MSLLLGGWVYLATGLVLLLFSGSLYWHYIRRKASNPVAFLVFSLTLSTVLLLCLLVPLDILIVSQPVALTLPPSLAAPPTRARFEAPSREASGFRVKAVEVYADAPPEAAESLGAPLRRLAGENSRRAATGLPVLSQAASASLPSVPAGGGDDAPSSVLARTVALLQGGAARDAAAFGLATGSDLMQKLQNSTELPTLSLDALTLKQLYLALFSVLLFFTYLALPFAFFYSRHLQRVQKGRYGARGQGVGEPVPPFAIACAAAQQTLLFAALLFLLLFLALTQRPAFQASAASGAFPALATAKRGLEAASASVDYVLRYTALLFDLNHSGADSLLFVFSALLAFGQLGWVVAGAYGLAALPVLWLRGRMTPQQQHREVQREIAELREQQRRVQSKYVDASGGANLKAMSDVDRAKLQELQAQQQQFTQRKYRLQEEEQQQEQSGCFLVLYRAVLLPFRWTFALVFFLFSLFAIVALFLALLQRLQYSRCTYSCGFVLDDDATAQENSVLYNPLDELLVRLSQYFPADLLLVELYMGLLFLCLLYGLFSLRVRICKKTFCKPVRAGRTPPESLLALCFLLVHFLLAASQALLSMSPRYASFGAQTFVPPNGSDPIPCSLQAATTGGEEAACRMSFFAAVFSRAAIAYPSFANFLFFSSWIFLGVYALCVSHCLLTRRKQPYLSDRWLEEDETAEESLDTKESLGLLMTNGASSTCRADSLRGEEEGMKLLAQSDDEV; from the exons ATGTCGCTTCTGCTGGGGGGTTGGGTTTACCTGGCGACAGGGCTCGTTCTGCTGCTCTTCTCCGGCTCGCTCTACTGGCACTACATTCGCCGCAAAGCCTCGAATCcggtcgccttcctcgtcttctcgctcacCCTCAGCACCGTCctgcttctctgtctcctcgtccccCTCGACATCCTCATCGTCAGCCAGCCGGTCGCCCTGACCTTGCCTCCGTCGCTGGCCGCCCCGCCAACGAGGGCTCGCTTTGAAGCACCTTCGCGCGAAGCGAGCGGCTTCCGCGTAAAGGCCGTCGAGGTATacgccgacgcgcctccggaggccgcagagagcctcggcgcgcctTTGCGGCGGCTAGCGGGAGAgaacagccgccgcgccgccaccgggTTGCCTGTCTTGTCGCAGgcagcttctgcgtctctcccctCCGTGCCGGCGGGagggggcgacgacgcgccctcctctgtcttGGCGCGCACCGTCGCGCTGCTTcagggaggcgccgcgagagacgccgcggccttcggcctcgccaCCGGCTCTGACCTGATGCAGAAGTTGCAAAACAGCACTGAACTGCCTACGCTCAGCCTCGACGCGCTCACGCTCAAGCAGCTTTAcctcgcgctcttctccgtcctcctcttcttcacctACCTCGCCTtgcccttcgccttcttctaCAGCCGACACCTCCAGCGCGTCCAGAAG GGCAGAtacggcgcgcgagggcaaggcgtcggcgagcccGTGCCGCCCTTCGCGAtcgcgtgtgcagcggcgcagcagacgctgcttttcgcggcgctgcttttccttcttttGTTCCTGGCGCTCACGCAGCGTCCCGCCTTCCAGGCGTCGGCCGCCTCAGGGGCGTTTCCGGCCCTCGCCACTGCGAAGCGAGGTCTcgaggcggcctccgcgagcgtcgACTACGTCTTGCGCTACACCGCGCTTCTCTTCGACTTAAACCACAGCGGCGCGGACTCTCTTCTCTTTGTCTTCTCCGCTCTACTTGCCTTCG GCCAGTTGGGATGggtcgtcgcgggcgcgtacggcctcgccgcgctgcccgtCCTgtggctccgcggccgcatgacaccgcagcagcagcaccgcgAAGTCCAGCGCGAAATCGCCGAGCTCCGCGAACAGCAGCGTCGGGTGCAA AGCAAGTACGtagacgcgagcggcggcgctaATCTGAAGGCGATGAGCGACGTGGACCGAGCGAAGCTTCAGGAGCttcaggcgcagcagcagcagttCACGCAAAGAAAGTACCGGCTGCAG gaagaagagcagcagcaggagcagTCCGGGTGTTTTTTAGTTTTGTATCGAGCGGTGTTGCTTCCCTTCCGGTGGACTTTCGCGCTGgtgtttttcctcttctctctgttcgCCATCGTCGCGCtgttcctcgctctcttgcagcgcctccagtactcgcggtgtacgtacagctgCGGGTTCGtcctcgacgacgacgccacCGCGCAAGAAAACAGTGTCCTCTACAACCCGCTTGACGAGCTCCTTGTGCGACTTTCGCAG TATTTTCCCGCCgatctcctcctcgtcgagctGTACATGGggcttctctttctctgtctgctctacggcctcttctccctccgcgtgCGCATCTGCAAGAAAACCTTTTGCAAGCCGGTTCGCGCAGGCCGCACGCCGCCCGAG AGTTTGCTCGCCCTCTGTTTCTTACTCGTTCACTTTCTTCTTGCCGCCTCTCAGGCGCTTCTGTCG ATGTCTCCGCGATACGCCTCCTTCGGAGCGCAGACTTTCGTGCCGCCG AACGGCAGTGACCCGATTCCGTGTTCCCTCCAAGCTGCGACGacgggcggcgaagaagctgcgtGCCGAATGTCGTTCTTTGCTGCGGTCTTCTCTAGAGCTGCAATCG CGTATCCGTCCTTTGCGAATTTCTTATTCTTCTCTAGCTGGATCTTCCTAG GCGTCTAcgctctctgtgtctctcaCTGTCTGCTGACGCGCCGCAAGCAGCCGTATCTCTCGGATCGGTGgctggaggaagacgagactGCAGAAGAGTCGCTGGACACGAAGGAGAGCCTGGGGCTGTTGATGACTAACGGGGCCAGCAGCACCTGTCGCGCGGATAGCCTGcgcggggaagaagaggggatgaagctcctcgcgcagagcgacgacgaagtcTGA
- a CDS encoding AMP-binding enzyme domain-containing protein (encoded by transcript BESB_071640) has product MMRLVWCVCGSPAGPGESAVWRSAGFDAYTSFPVPSSRGVFSSLLDDSLLVPSFPDTRVLDPPTESGWWESPYGIFLVGLVANAGPEKPCMGERTSAEVADGFTYLSYAEVDATVRLLGSGFAALLRDGDIKLETFPDEERNGGKFANVGILLQSRKEWIFTDLAISAYPPLASVTLHYTFPAEHVKSIGEQSMLSCMVTDVDKLQLLKDLKPSLPELKTIVVLSAKSPLDPPEVLDLTEWKKQFEELGTRVLSFEEVMNLGRERPIRPIVKQDPERVFSIVYTSGTTGNPKGVMLTNKNWVAVIRSLHIQNPKTLGITPDFVHICYLPLSHVLERVIEYAALVHGVRIAYFSRKRDIIPDDWRASQPSLVLMVPKLATTLLEKIESRLSAQPLLKRLLVGFAVTRKMRAALKGSQPNFWYDGMLGGSRILRERIFGSPDSMKFAACGGGKLDPVVQEKLEKYLGFNIIQGWGMTETAGAGSWQAYRGDDSYDSVGGPTACLEVKVRSWESYDATKAKPQGELLVRGDNVFPGYFRQKELTAECFHYDEADEDAGAGAGAASQGKKQPWLLTGDVVEIQPNGSLKIVDRKKSLIKLAQGEYVQTEKLEGIYCGSAFVENILVHGYDSQSYPVAVVVPDRRQVVRWARSRYGKSGTPDTASGGETAPGSDYAREKPQMREGEDHQDVAHHEPSDSDDAVFEAAVKDMALKKEILADFDRIASENELLGFEKIKNVFLTTDVWTPENGMLTPTFKTKRPLLVRKYTKDMDDLYRQLANKQFTDDVDATVALRTVPWWRRITMLHWLRSWWA; this is encoded by the exons ATGAT GCGTCTTGTGTGGTGCGTGTGTGGATCGCCCGCAGGCCCGGGGGAGAGCGCGGTATGGCGGTCAGCGGGATTCGACGCCTACACCTCGTTTCCGGTGCCGTCGTCTCGAGGCGTCTTCTCCAGTTTGCTGGACGACTCCTTGCTCGTTCCCTCTTTCCCAGACACGCGCGTGTTGGACCCGCCGACGGAGAGCGGCTGGTGGGAGAGTCCTTACGGCATTTTTCTCGTGGGTTTGGTCGCCAACGCGGGGCCTGAGAAGCCGTGCATGGGCGAGCGGACGAGCGCGGAGGTCGCCGACGGCTTCACCTACCTGTCCTACGCTGAAGTCGACGCAACAGTCCGGCTCCTGGGCTcgggcttcgccgcgctcctccgcgacggcgacatCAAACTCGAGACGTTCCCCGATGAAGAGCGAAACGGCGGGAAATTCGCTAACGTCGGCATTCTGCTCCAGTCTCGGAAAGAGTGGATCTTCACCGACCTGGCCATCTCCGCGTacccgcctctcgcgtccgTCACGCTCCACTACACTTTCCCAGCTGAACACGTCAAAAGTATCGGTGAACAATCAA TGCTGTCGTGCATGGTCACGGACGTGGACAAGTTGCAGTTGCTGAAGGACTTGaagccgtcgctgccggaGCTGAAGACCATTGTCGTCCTTTCGGCCAAGTCGCCTCTGGATCCGCCCGAAGTCCTCGATTTGACAGAGTGGAAAAAGCAGTTTGAGGAGCTCGGGACGCGCGTGCTATCGTTCGAGGAAGTGATGAACCTGGGCAGGGAGCGCCCAATTCGGCCCATCGTCAAGCAAGATCCAGAGAGGGTGTTTTCGATTGTCTACACCTCAG GGACGACAGGGAACCCGAAAGGAGTGATGCTGACGAATAAGAACTGGGTCGCGGTTATTCGTTCGCTGCACATTCAGAATCCGAAGACGCTTGGCATCACGCCGGATTTCGTGCACATTTGCtatctgcctctctcgcacGTGCTTGAGCGCGTCATCGAGTACGCGGCGCTGGTGCATGGCGTGCGCATCGCATACTTTTCGAGGAAGCGTGACATCATTCCGGATGACtggcgcgcgtcgcagccCTCCCTGGTGCTTATGGTGCCGAAGCTCGCGACGACGCTTTTGGAGAAGATCGAGTCGCGCCTgagcgcgcagccgctgctgaaGCGCCTGCTGGTCGGCTTCGCGGTCACCCGCAagatgcgcgcggcgctcaagGGCTCGCAGCCGAACTTCTGGTACGACGGGATGCTGGGCGGCTCACGGATCTTGAGGGAGCGAATCTTCGGGTCGCCCGACAGCATGAAGttcgctgcgtgcggcggTGGCAAGCTCGATCCGGTTGTGCAGGAGAAGCTAGAGAAATACCTCGGGTTCAACATCATTCAGGGCTGGGGCATGACGGagaccgcgggcgcgggcagcTGGCAAGCGTaccgcggcgacgactcCTATGACAGCGTCGGCGGCCCGACGGCTTGTCTGGAGGTCAAAGTCCGGTCCTGGGAGAGCTACGACGCGACGAAAGCGAAGCCACAGGGCGAGCTGCTGGTGCGCGGCGACAACGTCTTTCCAGGATACTTTCGGCAGAAAGAGCTCACTGCGGAGTGCTTTCACtacgacgaggcggacgaggacgcgggcgcgggcgcgggcgccgcctcgcagggcAAGAAGCAGCCGTGGCTGCTCACTGGAGACGTGGTAGAGATCCAGCCGAACGGCAGCCTGAAGATCGTCGACCGCAAGAAGAGCTTGATCAAgctcgcgcagggcgagtACGTGCAGACGGAGAAGCTGGAAGGCATCTACTGCGGCAGCGCATTTGTGGAGAACATTCTCGTACACGGCTACGACTCGCAGTCGTACCCCGTCGCGGTCGTCGTCCCCGACCGGCGCCAAGTGGTCAGGtgggcgcgcagccgctacGGAAAGAGTGGCACGCCGGACACTGCGTCGGGCGGCGAAACGGCGCCTGGGAGCGACTACGCCCGAGAGAAGCCGCAGatgcgcgagggcgaagaccATCAGGACGTCGCGCATCACGAACCGAGCGACAGTGACGATGCCGTCTTCGAGGCCGCTGTGAAAGACATGGCCCTGAAGAAGGAAATCCTTGCAGACTTTGACAGGATCGCGTCGGAAAACGAGCTGCTCGGGTTCGAGAAAATCAAAAACGTGTTCCTCACCACAGACGTCTGGACGCCGGAGAACGGCATGCTCACTCCCACGTTCAAAACGAAACGCCCTCTCCTAGTGCGCAAGTACACAAAAGACATGGATGATCTGTACAGGCAACTGGCAAACAAGCAGTTCACTGATGACGTCGATGCCACAGTGGCGCTGCGAACCGTCCCGTGGTGGCGGCGAATCACGATGCTGCACTGGCTCCGCTCCTGGTGGGCGTAG